Proteins encoded together in one Impatiens glandulifera chromosome 1, dImpGla2.1, whole genome shotgun sequence window:
- the LOC124920318 gene encoding methyl-CpG-binding domain-containing protein 5-like, which produces MSDPTLPSNSPNRPMSDSPASDGGDPIQEDPLLKSGSFIEPTFKDDHPARNGDVHEAEPSSAQSKRPFKPVSAPERPDWLPEGWGFDFRIRNSGVSAGTYDRYYIDPASNRRLRSKKEVQHYLETGMLKRPAGTAENFYIKQTPLSSSTKSQKGETSASSNTESSDGWSFDKVNVPDEIRWSLTDATNDKWCAISGNEIVPESTTLVWKDYYFLAANQ; this is translated from the exons ATGTCGGATCCAACCCTTCCTTCGAACTCTCCGAACCGACCTATGTCCGACAGTCCAGCTTCCGACGGCGGCGACCCTATTCAGGAGGACCCTCTTCTCAAATCTGGCAGTTTCATTGAGCCAACTTTCAAAGATGACCACCCAGCGCGAAACGGCGATGTGCATGAAGCTGAACCATCCTCCGCACAATCGAAGCGCCCTTTCAAACCTGTCTCTGCGCCGGAGAGGCCGGATTGGCTGCCGGAAGGATGGGGATTTGATTTCAGAATCCGAAACTCCGGTGTCTCTGCAGGGACGTATGATAGG TACTACATCGACCCTGCTTCAAACCGTCGATTAAGGTCGAAAAAAGAAGTGCAGCATTACCTTGAGACGGGTATGCTGAAACGACCGGCGGGCACTGCAGAAAAT TTTTACATAAAACAGACCCCTTTGAGCAGCAGTACTAAAAGCCAAAAGGGGGAGACATCAGCGTCATCAAATACAGAAAGTTCCGATGGATGGAGCTTTGATAAGGTAAATGTGCCTGATGAGATTAGATGGTCACTAACCGATGCAACCAATGACAAGTGGTGTGCGATTAGTGGCAACGAAATTGTACCGGAATCAACAACCCTTGTTTGGAAAGATTATTATTTCCTTGCCGCTAACCAATAG